A portion of the Oncorhynchus nerka isolate Pitt River linkage group LG27, Oner_Uvic_2.0, whole genome shotgun sequence genome contains these proteins:
- the tchp gene encoding trichoplein keratin filament-binding protein, translated as MALPTLSAHWPSRVRSLERQMVRHCRQREQEACWRQQWEMNSKYYRQQNVVSSKQAHWSSRQSYQESMSAYHKERLKEEKVVSLEKRRERLRTLLQKERDQLEAELRDVVPDRSTLTRQLMDKTEDLRSGREERRKKLAEELLREHWKKNNPELQKVESTLHKDHVVSQWQTQTLVKKQHKEAAQEEKRRFENEYETSRREALQRMKQAEERRRGEDRERAKELRKQMEELKLREEEARCLKKEQEALLSQRWEVEKLEEERRKVEECHKKSEMGRFLTRQYRAQLKRRAQQVQEELEADRKILAALLEGEQEDQRLESVRRERAVADAAWMKHVIEEQLQLEREREAEFDVLYREEAQRVWEKREAEWEKERRARERLMQEVLAGRQQQLDVKMQENRQAQEESLRRREELIEELELERQTRRQEREEDEGHRTARMQEINAQVEQRRREQWEEQRRREQMEEVEREALRLQEEELRLETHRMAQQGYQDKIRSRPRSAWT; from the exons ATGGCTCTACCAACCCTCTCTGCCCACTGGCCTAGTCGAGTTCGTTCTCTGGAAAGACAGATGGTGCGGCACTGCCGGCAGCGGGAACAGGAGGCATGTTGGCGGCAGCAATGGGAGATGAACTCGaagtactacagacaacagaacGTTGTAAGCAGTAAGCAGGCACACTGGAGTTCTCGTCAATCATACCAGGAGAG TATGTCAGCATACCAcaaagagagactgaaagaggagAAGGTGGTGAGTCTGGAGAAGCGCAGGGAGCGTCTCAGGACCCTGCTCCAGAAGGAGCGGGACCAGCTTGAGGCTGAGTTACGGGATGTTGTCCCTGACAGGAGCACACTGACTAGGCAACTGATGGACAAGACCGAAGACCTCCGCTCAGGCCGAGAGGAACGAAGGAAGAAG CTAGCAGAAGAGCTGTTGAGAGAGCACTGGAAGAAAAACAACCCTGAGTTGCAGAAG GTCGAGTCAACTTTACATAAAGATCATGTGGTGAGCCAATGGCAGACACAGACCTTGGTGAAAAAACAG CACAAGGAGGCAGCCCAGGAGGAGAAGAGGCGCTTTGAGAACGAATACGAGACGAGTAGACGGGAGGCGCTGCAGAGGATGAAGCaggcagaggagagaagaagaggagaggacagggagagagccaAGGAGCTCCGCAAACAGATGGAAGAGCTCAAGCTCCGGGAGGAAGAG GCCAGGTGTCTGAAGAAGGAGCAGGAGGCCCTGCTGTCCCAGCGCTGGGAGGTGGagaagctggaggaggagagaaggaaggtggAAGAGTGCCACAAGAAATCTGAAATGGG GCGATTCTTGACCCGCCAGTACCGCGCCCAACTGAAGAGGAGAGCCCAGCAGGTGCAGGAGGAGCTG GAGGCGGACCGCAAGATTCTGGCAGCCCTGCTGGAGGGGGAGCAGGAGGACCAGCGTCTGGAAAGCGTTCGGCGGGAGAGGGCAGTGGCGGATGCCGCCTGGATGAAGCACGTCATTGAAGAACAGCTccagctggagagggagagggaggcagagttTGATGTCCTGTACCG GGAGGAGGCCCAGCGTGTTTGGGAGAAGCGGGAGGCGgagtgggagaaggagaggagagccagGGAGAGGCTTATGCAGGAG GTTCTGGCAGGCAGACAGCAGCAGCTGGATGTCAAGATGCAGGAGAACCGTCAGGCTCAGGAGGAGTCTCTGAGGAGGCGCGAGGAGCTGATCGAAGAGCTAGAGCTGGAGCGGCAGACCAGACgccaagagagggaggaggacgaGGGTCACAGGACGGCTCGGATGCAGGAGATCAATGCACAG GTGGAGCAGCGGCGTCGGGAGCAGTGGGAAGAGCAGCGACGGAGGGAGcagatggaggaggtggagagggaggcccTGAGGCTGCAGGAGGAGGAGCTGAGGCTGGAGACTCATAGAATGGCCCAGCAGGGCTACCAGGACAAG